A region from the Flavobacteriales bacterium genome encodes:
- a CDS encoding restriction endonuclease — MSTIDPRAFEYAIEKIDDGFVFEAFALAFLSALNGWEFIPVGGSGDKGVDGYQHVFHRKGKEKTIVQTSTEKDTPGKIRETLGKLKKNKKACDRFVYVTNRKVTNGDSLIDEIEAEYEGVQVSIHDIKWFVARCAENAGVIAAYHTFVDHNLHQYSQPGFNVTVANLDKDSRLYVFLSQRLNYDRKNNNVDNLICDTLIMYALEGTDPDKGIFLTEKQIKERIKQHVSFDSKLIDGKVSQRLVELAKKPRKIQFHVGKLAYCLPFETRFEIEQRNLGDERLYKEFYKQTEKTIRRYFDENEVTVYKIEALISKVLVDIFKKQGLEFSNFVVNQDSTAVIEQNLKEVIAASVESSSVQPKNWQAVKTALHLAIRDIVYHGSAEQRQFLKSLANTYLMMFMLRWEPKLTTYFESMSSKLKVFVDNSIIIPALSEFFLPEGNRRHWNLLKGAKRAGIEMFINETLMDELVSHFRMVKNKYKKSFEGLEEFYTSDDSEFLFVDEILVRAYFYSKRNGKVRSFNEFLNFFLDPTLRTAKADLIGYIQDEFGIKFISNESWNIKVDQEEKRKLVEALAVKKESEQKAINDSEMMLAIYYLREKNNEASEGGIFGYSTWWLSKDTSTYRAIQEVLNKDKYRVSCYIRPDFVYNYIALMPSSSDVDEAYNMIFPTMLGVNLSYHMPKEVSKIVHEKVKAFHDQPPVRVRQILKTLGERLKSDPSLKDRKALEHFFDEQRSLLQRPARDRRK; from the coding sequence ATGTCGACAATTGACCCCAGGGCTTTTGAGTACGCAATCGAAAAGATTGATGACGGCTTCGTATTTGAGGCCTTTGCACTTGCGTTCTTAAGTGCGCTGAATGGATGGGAGTTCATCCCCGTTGGAGGCTCAGGTGACAAGGGGGTAGATGGCTATCAGCACGTCTTTCACAGAAAGGGAAAGGAGAAGACCATCGTTCAGACATCGACAGAGAAGGACACACCGGGAAAAATCAGAGAGACGCTAGGCAAGTTGAAGAAGAACAAGAAGGCTTGCGACAGGTTCGTCTATGTGACAAACCGCAAGGTCACAAATGGGGATAGCCTGATTGACGAGATAGAGGCGGAGTACGAAGGCGTTCAGGTGTCAATACACGACATCAAGTGGTTTGTGGCCAGATGTGCTGAAAACGCTGGAGTAATAGCGGCATACCACACGTTTGTGGATCACAATCTGCACCAGTATAGCCAACCGGGCTTCAATGTCACAGTGGCCAATTTGGACAAAGACAGCCGTCTTTATGTCTTCCTAAGCCAACGACTTAACTATGACCGCAAGAACAATAACGTCGACAATCTGATTTGCGATACTCTGATAATGTATGCTCTAGAAGGCACGGATCCTGACAAAGGTATTTTTCTTACGGAGAAGCAGATTAAAGAGAGGATCAAGCAGCACGTCTCCTTTGACTCTAAGCTCATCGATGGGAAGGTCTCTCAGAGGCTAGTTGAGCTGGCTAAGAAGCCAAGGAAGATCCAGTTCCACGTCGGCAAGTTGGCGTACTGTCTTCCATTTGAAACGCGCTTTGAGATTGAACAGCGGAACTTAGGAGACGAGCGACTCTACAAAGAGTTCTATAAGCAAACGGAGAAGACCATTCGACGCTACTTCGATGAGAATGAGGTGACGGTCTACAAGATTGAAGCGTTGATTTCTAAGGTGCTCGTAGACATATTCAAGAAGCAAGGGCTAGAGTTCAGCAACTTCGTCGTCAACCAGGATAGTACGGCGGTCATAGAGCAGAATCTCAAGGAGGTAATAGCAGCTTCGGTTGAATCGAGTTCCGTACAACCCAAGAATTGGCAGGCGGTTAAGACGGCCTTGCATCTTGCCATTCGCGACATAGTCTACCATGGGTCTGCGGAGCAAAGGCAGTTCCTGAAGAGCTTGGCCAATACCTACTTGATGATGTTCATGCTTCGCTGGGAACCGAAGCTGACAACATACTTCGAGTCAATGTCCTCGAAGCTGAAGGTGTTCGTCGACAACTCAATCATTATCCCTGCGCTGTCGGAGTTCTTTCTCCCAGAAGGCAATCGTAGGCATTGGAATCTCTTGAAGGGTGCTAAACGAGCTGGAATAGAGATGTTCATCAACGAGACCTTGATGGACGAACTTGTGTCTCATTTCAGAATGGTAAAGAACAAGTACAAGAAGAGCTTTGAAGGCCTGGAAGAGTTCTACACTTCGGACGACAGCGAATTCCTCTTCGTTGACGAAATACTAGTCCGAGCGTACTTCTATTCAAAGCGGAATGGGAAGGTCCGGAGCTTCAACGAATTCTTGAATTTCTTCCTCGATCCGACTCTAAGGACAGCTAAGGCTGATCTCATTGGCTACATCCAGGATGAATTTGGGATCAAGTTCATCTCCAACGAGTCCTGGAACATCAAGGTGGATCAGGAGGAGAAGAGGAAGCTAGTGGAAGCACTGGCCGTGAAGAAGGAATCCGAGCAGAAGGCTATCAACGACTCGGAGATGATGCTCGCGATATACTACTTGCGCGAGAAGAACAATGAAGCGAGTGAAGGAGGGATATTTGGATACAGCACCTGGTGGTTGTCAAAGGACACCTCAACTTATCGCGCGATTCAAGAGGTTCTCAACAAGGACAAGTATCGCGTGAGCTGTTACATAAGGCCTGACTTTGTGTACAACTACATCGCACTCATGCCAAGCTCGAGTGATGTCGATGAGGCCTATAACATGATCTTCCCGACCATGCTGGGGGTAAACCTCAGCTATCACATGCCCAAGGAAGTGAGCAAGATTGTGCATGAGAAGGTGAAGGCCTTCCATGACCAACCGCCAGTGCGCGTGAGGCAAATCCTCAAGACTCTTGGGGAAAGGCTCAAGTCCGACCCATCTCTGAAGGACAGGAAGGCTTTGGAGCACTTCTTCGACGAGCAGCGCAGTTTGCTCCAAAGACCGGCCAGGGACAGAAGGAAGTGA
- a CDS encoding T9SS type A sorting domain-containing protein has translation MSRTPRLLLPVLLLAAHGATGQWTPAANAVKLPDSLIFTSTGANSNATVVWHPVKARYYSLRPGNAAFPLETWVAGSSTSVCTATAGIDSRGMWYNPATNTIERNCFGALGWATFGIDAASCATGASTIIFPGQLQATVQSCSAFDPVLGEVLSYAAATTSVQFRSRATGALVQTLVLTGTSFANVNTESIIWTGQVGYEIGLLDYVAKRVLLFNRATGAFTGQSQLPASAVTHSQFRFCYTNNRVWLFTATTRKWNAYCIWNQGCPITVLPVELVDFRGECAGGTPQLQWSTASERNSSHFTVQRSAGVDAWEDVGEAPAAGDSQALLHYHWTDPQPRSEATVLYRLRQVDRDGTSEVFDAVTVHCQRPPAELLAYPNPATDRVWLQLPEGTAEHSIDVLDLRGCIQYTRRSSANDTIDPIDLSGLGRGAYVLVLRAPQGAVLGRAVVTKE, from the coding sequence ATGTCCCGCACGCCGCGCCTCCTCCTTCCGGTCCTCCTGCTCGCAGCGCACGGCGCCACGGGCCAATGGACGCCCGCCGCCAACGCCGTCAAGCTCCCCGACTCGCTGATCTTCACCAGCACCGGAGCCAACAGCAACGCTACGGTGGTGTGGCACCCGGTGAAGGCACGGTATTACTCCCTGCGCCCGGGCAATGCCGCCTTCCCGTTGGAAACGTGGGTGGCCGGCAGCAGCACTTCGGTGTGCACGGCCACAGCGGGCATCGACTCGCGTGGCATGTGGTACAACCCGGCCACCAACACCATCGAGCGCAACTGCTTCGGCGCGTTGGGCTGGGCCACCTTCGGCATCGATGCCGCCTCGTGCGCCACCGGTGCCTCCACCATCATCTTCCCCGGCCAGTTGCAGGCCACCGTGCAGTCCTGTTCCGCCTTCGACCCCGTGCTCGGCGAGGTGCTGTCGTACGCGGCCGCCACCACCAGCGTGCAGTTCCGCAGCCGCGCCACAGGAGCGCTCGTGCAAACCCTCGTCCTCACCGGCACCTCCTTCGCCAATGTCAACACCGAGAGCATCATCTGGACCGGGCAAGTCGGCTACGAGATCGGGCTGTTGGACTATGTGGCCAAGCGCGTGCTGCTCTTCAACCGGGCCACCGGTGCGTTCACGGGCCAGAGCCAATTGCCCGCATCGGCCGTAACGCATAGCCAGTTCCGGTTCTGCTACACCAACAACCGGGTGTGGTTGTTCACCGCCACCACACGCAAGTGGAACGCCTACTGCATCTGGAACCAAGGCTGTCCGATCACCGTGCTGCCGGTGGAGCTTGTCGACTTCCGCGGCGAATGCGCGGGCGGCACACCGCAGCTGCAGTGGAGCACCGCCAGCGAGCGCAACAGCAGTCACTTCACGGTGCAGCGCAGCGCGGGTGTCGACGCCTGGGAAGACGTGGGCGAGGCGCCTGCCGCCGGCGATAGTCAAGCGCTGCTGCACTACCACTGGACCGACCCGCAGCCGCGCAGCGAGGCCACCGTGCTCTACCGCCTGCGCCAGGTGGACCGCGATGGCACCAGCGAGGTCTTCGATGCCGTTACGGTGCACTGCCAACGCCCGCCCGCCGAACTGCTGGCCTACCCCAACCCGGCCACCGACCGCGTGTGGCTGCAACTGCCCGAAGGCACAGCGGAGCACAGCATCGACGTGCTGGACCTGCGCGGCTGCATTCAGTACACGCGCCGTAGCAGTGCCAACGATACCATCGACCCCATCGACCTGAGCGGCCTGGGCCGCGGCGCCTACGTGCTGGTGCTGCGCGCGCCGCAGGGCGCAGTGCTCGGCAGGGCCGTGGTAACCAAGGAGTAG
- a CDS encoding sensor histidine kinase, whose protein sequence is MRVPLVHTIGKGARMLACALVLCVLPVVYGAPGDATYQRVQDAAARGDVATLRTLATALAQARGADAHLGLLAAAIVEYRTDNMVPCRQLLDSVLHASPPAEARAQAVAYKFSALVHNWAGDTEAGLADVARGLALADSAALPHERTDLLVVQGELHYELADDEAALQALAQAQRLADRSGYGRGTCLVRINMGRIRYAQERYEEAWDDFTRALACATSGGWDPIAQNCINNLAGVAATLQRFDRAQHLYDSMLTVLGDRSPELRARIKSQLGFVATEQGDHTTAVAHYREAIAISRSVNDRKGVARVQQYLSNSLWDMGRREDAIATRTEALRTSQELQQGTVEVDIRARLWEWYEAMGRCPEALEQAAYMNYLDDSLQKARFSDRMALADVRFETERKEHRIAEQQQALELAAAEDRRKNVQRVALVAAVLAATVIALLLWRTLRERQRTAAQERIVHQQRVDELMRRSELDALNAMMEGQEKERDRLAKDLHDRLGSMLSAIKHQVGALEGEVHQVRQDQSLQYGKVNRLLDEAVGEVRRISHDMITVTLARFGLVKAMEDLCDSVRVHGRLAVELNMHGLEQRMERSREITVYRIVQELISNVLKHAQATELSVGITRVPGRISVIVSDDGRGFDPNSVAHGIGLDNVRARAASIGAVVRIDSTPGRGTTVSVEGPVVE, encoded by the coding sequence ATGCGCGTTCCTCTCGTCCACACCATCGGTAAAGGGGCGCGCATGTTGGCCTGTGCACTGGTGCTGTGCGTGTTGCCGGTGGTGTATGGCGCGCCCGGCGATGCCACGTACCAGCGCGTGCAGGATGCCGCCGCGCGCGGCGATGTGGCCACGCTCCGCACGCTGGCCACCGCGTTGGCGCAGGCCCGCGGCGCCGACGCCCACCTCGGCCTGCTCGCTGCGGCCATTGTGGAGTACCGCACGGACAACATGGTGCCGTGCCGCCAGCTGCTCGATAGCGTGTTGCACGCATCGCCGCCCGCCGAAGCGCGCGCCCAGGCCGTGGCCTACAAGTTCAGTGCGCTGGTGCACAACTGGGCGGGCGATACCGAGGCCGGCCTGGCCGATGTGGCGCGCGGCCTTGCCCTGGCCGATAGCGCCGCACTGCCGCACGAGCGCACCGACCTGCTGGTGGTGCAAGGCGAACTGCACTACGAGCTCGCCGACGACGAAGCCGCCCTGCAAGCGCTGGCACAAGCGCAGCGCCTCGCCGACCGCAGTGGTTACGGACGCGGCACCTGCCTGGTGCGCATCAACATGGGCCGCATCCGTTATGCGCAGGAGCGCTACGAGGAAGCATGGGACGACTTCACGCGCGCGCTGGCGTGCGCCACCAGCGGCGGTTGGGACCCCATCGCGCAGAACTGCATCAACAACCTGGCGGGCGTGGCGGCCACGCTGCAACGCTTCGATCGGGCGCAGCACCTGTACGACAGCATGCTCACCGTCCTGGGCGACCGCAGTCCCGAACTGCGGGCGCGCATCAAAAGCCAGCTCGGCTTCGTGGCCACCGAGCAAGGCGACCACACCACCGCCGTGGCGCACTACCGCGAGGCCATCGCCATCAGCCGCAGCGTGAACGACCGCAAGGGCGTGGCGCGCGTGCAGCAATACCTCTCCAACTCGCTGTGGGACATGGGCCGCCGCGAGGACGCCATCGCCACGCGCACCGAGGCGTTGCGCACCTCGCAGGAACTGCAGCAGGGCACGGTGGAAGTCGACATCCGCGCGCGCCTGTGGGAATGGTACGAGGCCATGGGCCGCTGCCCCGAAGCGCTGGAGCAGGCCGCCTACATGAACTACCTGGACGACTCGCTGCAGAAAGCGCGCTTCAGCGATCGCATGGCGCTGGCCGACGTGCGCTTCGAGACCGAACGCAAGGAGCACCGCATTGCCGAGCAGCAGCAGGCGCTGGAGCTGGCCGCCGCCGAAGACCGCCGCAAGAACGTGCAACGCGTGGCGCTGGTGGCCGCCGTGCTCGCCGCCACCGTCATCGCGCTGCTGCTGTGGCGCACCCTGCGCGAACGCCAGCGCACCGCCGCGCAGGAACGCATCGTGCACCAGCAGCGCGTGGACGAGCTGATGCGCCGCAGCGAACTGGACGCCCTGAACGCCATGATGGAAGGGCAGGAGAAGGAGCGCGACCGCCTGGCCAAGGACCTGCACGACCGCCTGGGCAGCATGCTCAGCGCCATCAAGCACCAAGTGGGCGCGTTGGAAGGCGAGGTGCACCAGGTGCGCCAGGACCAGAGCCTGCAGTACGGCAAGGTGAACCGCCTGCTGGACGAGGCCGTGGGCGAGGTGCGCCGCATCTCGCACGACATGATCACCGTTACCCTGGCGCGCTTCGGGCTGGTGAAGGCCATGGAAGACCTCTGCGACAGCGTGCGCGTGCACGGCCGCCTGGCCGTGGAACTGAACATGCACGGACTGGAGCAGCGCATGGAGCGCAGCCGCGAGATCACCGTGTACCGAATCGTGCAGGAGCTCATCAGCAACGTGCTGAAGCATGCGCAGGCCACCGAGCTCAGCGTGGGCATCACGCGCGTGCCCGGCCGCATCAGCGTCATCGTCAGCGACGATGGCCGCGGCTTCGACCCGAATAGCGTGGCGCACGGCATCGGGCTGGACAATGTGCGCGCGCGCGCCGCGTCCATCGGTGCCGTGGTGCGCATCGATAGCACGCCGGGCCGCGGCACCACCGTCAGCGTGGAAGGCCCCGTGGTGGAATAG
- a CDS encoding response regulator transcription factor codes for MPIPNVATLLLVDDQSMMLDGLEALLGTVPNVQLVGRCTNGQAAVKTAGEVKPDLVIMDVNMPGMDGIEATRHLLKASPESRVLILSMYGHKEFVLEVMEAGAFGYLLKNAGKEELRAALADILEGRKHVAPELRRIMDHGDRYKDRRGENGYHPLSKREQQVVRLILAEHTTQEIAEMLFLSLDTVETHRRNIMHKLDVRNTAGLVKYAMERGWDMQAPA; via the coding sequence ATGCCGATCCCGAACGTGGCCACCCTGTTGCTGGTAGACGACCAATCCATGATGCTCGATGGGTTGGAGGCCCTGCTGGGCACCGTGCCCAATGTGCAACTGGTCGGGCGGTGCACCAACGGGCAAGCCGCGGTGAAGACCGCCGGCGAGGTGAAGCCCGACCTGGTGATCATGGACGTGAACATGCCCGGCATGGACGGCATCGAGGCAACGCGCCACCTCCTCAAGGCAAGTCCCGAGAGCCGGGTGCTCATCCTGAGCATGTACGGCCACAAGGAGTTCGTGCTGGAGGTGATGGAGGCCGGGGCCTTCGGCTACCTGCTGAAGAACGCCGGCAAAGAAGAACTGCGTGCCGCGCTCGCGGACATCCTGGAAGGGCGCAAGCACGTTGCGCCCGAGCTGCGCCGCATCATGGACCACGGCGATCGCTACAAGGACCGCCGCGGCGAGAACGGCTACCACCCGCTGAGCAAACGCGAGCAGCAGGTGGTGCGCCTCATCCTGGCCGAACACACCACGCAGGAGATCGCCGAGATGCTCTTCCTGAGCCTCGACACGGTGGAAACCCACCGCAGGAACATCATGCACAAACTGGATGTCCGCAACACCGCCGGCCTGGTGAAGTACGCCATGGAGCGTGGTTGGGACATGCAAGCACCCGCCTGA
- a CDS encoding T9SS type A sorting domain-containing protein: protein MQRLLSTNILFLAAALCAAQAPTVEWTRALGGTSDDEPLMMRATDDGGCLIVGNTLSNDGDVTGAHGDHDAWVLKLDASGTLLWQAALGGTGSDVGMGVLPLLNGQCVLVGRTYSSDGDVGSNQGSADAWVVKLDANQAIVWEHTYGGTSAEGFMDIRRTSDQGFIVCGGTASDDGDINTTQHGNGDAWVAKLGPGGGLQWQNTYGGSASDGFNRIVPAPDGGYLAAGITSSTDGDVVGNHGQHDVWVVKLSSTGSLLWQTCLGGSLMESSLSLEAMADGSFLLAGQTTSSDGDVATWHTGYEMGSPAPDGWLVKLDATGAVVWERCLGGSGTDARFVACESTDGRIALAGWMTSTDGDATVTQLGGGDFWMAGLDATGTTVDWQLLRGGSNFDEPSAVAIPLDGGVLVAGRTLSNDGDVVGSHGASTADIWVVKLGALITHTSAVDAPGPVLWPVPATDRLTIRTVSGAGLIRFIDAMGRSALEVPGRDTQQVVDVGSLARGLYLVSYNTPQGRHTQRVVLE, encoded by the coding sequence ATGCAACGCCTCCTCAGCACCAACATCCTGTTTCTGGCCGCGGCTCTGTGCGCCGCGCAGGCACCCACCGTGGAATGGACGCGTGCCTTGGGCGGCACCTCGGACGATGAGCCACTGATGATGCGCGCCACCGACGATGGCGGTTGCCTCATCGTGGGCAATACGCTGAGCAACGATGGCGATGTGACCGGCGCGCACGGCGACCACGACGCGTGGGTACTGAAGCTGGATGCCAGCGGCACGCTCTTGTGGCAGGCCGCGCTGGGCGGCACCGGCAGCGATGTGGGCATGGGCGTGCTGCCCTTGCTCAACGGCCAGTGCGTGCTGGTGGGCCGCACCTATTCCTCCGATGGCGACGTGGGCAGCAACCAAGGCTCGGCCGATGCGTGGGTGGTGAAGTTGGATGCCAACCAGGCCATCGTGTGGGAACACACCTACGGCGGCACATCGGCCGAGGGCTTCATGGACATCCGGCGTACCAGCGACCAAGGGTTCATTGTGTGCGGCGGCACCGCAAGCGACGATGGCGACATCAACACCACACAGCACGGCAACGGCGATGCCTGGGTGGCCAAGCTGGGCCCTGGCGGCGGCCTGCAATGGCAGAACACCTACGGCGGCAGCGCCAGCGACGGCTTCAACCGCATTGTGCCCGCCCCCGATGGCGGCTACCTGGCGGCAGGCATCACCAGCAGCACCGATGGCGATGTGGTGGGCAACCACGGCCAGCACGATGTGTGGGTGGTGAAACTCTCCAGCACCGGCAGCCTCCTGTGGCAGACCTGTCTCGGTGGCTCGCTCATGGAATCCTCCTTGAGCCTGGAGGCCATGGCCGATGGCAGCTTCCTGCTTGCAGGGCAAACCACCTCCAGCGATGGCGATGTGGCCACCTGGCATACCGGCTACGAGATGGGCAGCCCTGCGCCCGACGGTTGGTTGGTGAAGCTCGACGCCACGGGCGCCGTGGTGTGGGAGCGTTGCCTGGGCGGCTCCGGCACCGATGCCCGCTTCGTGGCCTGCGAAAGCACCGATGGCCGCATAGCCCTCGCCGGTTGGATGACCTCCACCGATGGCGATGCAACGGTGACGCAGCTCGGCGGCGGCGACTTCTGGATGGCGGGCCTCGACGCCACCGGCACCACAGTGGATTGGCAGCTGCTGCGCGGCGGCAGCAACTTCGATGAGCCCAGTGCCGTGGCCATACCCCTCGACGGCGGTGTGCTGGTGGCCGGCAGGACACTGTCCAACGATGGCGATGTGGTGGGCTCGCACGGCGCCTCCACTGCCGATATCTGGGTGGTGAAGCTCGGCGCGCTCATCACACACACCAGCGCGGTGGATGCCCCTGGCCCCGTGCTCTGGCCCGTGCCCGCCACCGATCGGTTGACCATCCGCACGGTTTCTGGCGCAGGCCTCATCCGCTTCATCGATGCAATGGGTCGTTCGGCACTGGAGGTGCCTGGCAGAGACACGCAACAAGTGGTGGACGTGGGCAGCTTGGCGCGTGGACTGTATCTCGTGAGCTACAACACTCCGCAGGGGCGCCACACGCAGCGCGTGGTGTTGGAGTGA
- a CDS encoding T9SS type A sorting domain-containing protein → MRALSIAGCVALCINASAQNNIVGWEAYFDTDNGPGSGQWFPVTNDDTVSVAGMVDASTIGVGFHKLFVRYKTSGGLWSSPNVCAVYVQPDVATPIVHEVVACEYYVGDVDPGFGSGTPIPLDSIASEVYLQRDLDLLSLGLPNGNYFISIRYKSSSGHWSMIERRPFTVCDTYGVVADFRWATYGYNIVLENRSSDEDTIFWTLNGDTLPPSDILNLPVDSIGIYSVTLSAYNACLPAGSFHTESITLKGIRTVTPSAAGVDGVTTLRIVGAGFDSTCVVRLTRAGESDLNPIDSTTIASSDQITLTCTFDFHGVGTGVWNVVVEIPGDTTLMLDSALTIEPRVLPEVYTQLVGPTLIRNFRWQTYSLKVGNTGNIDARAVPVWLAISSNVDLEPLFEIPQPTDPDIDFDTIPHFILTDSLFGQPADYKLYGFIVPFVAGNTEATLNFRVRTSSLTSFKILHWASAPFLLTDSTQFSRDATPCIINPDHVECFVDLLGAIMPIPIVSCIINIVGELWTSQAGASCGWSERKQLESFAWGMLDAIGECAIGFLPWQKYKKMKEVVTFLFNAGVSSAEGGGFDLGSFCGPFIPEAHGSIGVASVSSFDPNEKYAPSRVANAPYFNSATPLTYTICFENVDTASAAAQTVLLSDSLDIERFDVSTLRITHVSFGDTVIAVQHAQGDFAGTIDLRPGIDVILSIDAYLDPAGNALKARFVSLDPSTLLPTDNPLTGFLLPNVVPPQGEGFLSFSIKALQTLADGDTLYNQASIVFDENSPMLTQRRVNIVDNSKPTSQVNPIPVVSTADSVLVDWSGGSDVGPAGIHAYNVYVNVSGGPWFLWKYNTSVVNAYFHGLQDSLYGFYSVAIDSALNVEDAPPTADTETLFDFLSTGVATVASNDFGLHPNPTTGNVFLVGRPDVPGTVHLTVFNSMGKAVHTTSTVCSSGFIRTPLDLPRLAGGTYLARFTFNGTNYQQRLVIIRD, encoded by the coding sequence ATGCGAGCCCTTAGCATCGCCGGATGTGTTGCGCTGTGCATCAATGCCAGCGCGCAGAACAACATCGTTGGTTGGGAGGCCTATTTCGATACGGACAATGGACCTGGGTCCGGTCAGTGGTTCCCGGTGACCAACGACGATACGGTGAGCGTGGCCGGCATGGTCGACGCTTCAACCATAGGGGTAGGCTTTCACAAGCTATTCGTTCGGTACAAGACCTCCGGCGGGCTGTGGAGTTCACCGAACGTCTGCGCGGTCTATGTGCAGCCGGACGTCGCTACCCCCATCGTTCATGAGGTGGTCGCTTGCGAGTACTACGTGGGAGATGTTGATCCCGGCTTTGGTTCGGGAACACCGATACCGCTGGATTCGATCGCTTCCGAAGTCTACCTGCAGCGCGATTTGGACCTGTTGAGCCTCGGTCTGCCTAACGGCAACTACTTCATCAGCATTCGATACAAGAGTTCCTCTGGGCATTGGAGCATGATCGAGCGACGACCATTCACCGTATGCGACACATACGGAGTTGTGGCTGACTTCCGTTGGGCTACATACGGCTACAACATTGTACTGGAGAACAGGTCCAGCGACGAAGACACGATTTTCTGGACGTTGAACGGCGACACTCTTCCGCCAAGCGATATCCTGAATCTCCCGGTCGATTCGATAGGGATCTACTCAGTGACCTTGTCTGCATACAACGCTTGTCTTCCGGCAGGCAGCTTCCATACCGAAAGTATCACACTCAAGGGCATCCGAACAGTTACCCCATCAGCTGCGGGCGTAGATGGCGTGACCACACTTCGCATCGTGGGGGCCGGATTCGATTCCACATGCGTGGTGCGATTAACACGAGCCGGTGAGTCGGACCTGAACCCGATCGACAGTACGACCATTGCATCGAGTGATCAGATTACGTTGACATGCACGTTCGACTTCCACGGCGTTGGCACGGGCGTTTGGAATGTGGTCGTTGAAATCCCTGGAGATACTACGCTCATGCTAGACAGTGCGCTCACCATCGAACCACGGGTTCTTCCAGAAGTCTACACCCAGCTTGTTGGGCCTACTCTGATTCGGAACTTCCGTTGGCAGACTTATTCCCTCAAAGTTGGCAACACGGGAAACATCGATGCCAGAGCAGTGCCTGTATGGCTGGCGATATCCTCGAACGTTGACTTGGAGCCGCTTTTCGAAATACCGCAGCCCACCGATCCCGATATTGACTTCGACACAATCCCTCACTTCATACTGACCGATAGTCTTTTTGGCCAACCTGCGGACTACAAACTCTATGGCTTCATTGTGCCTTTCGTTGCTGGCAATACAGAGGCAACTCTGAACTTCAGGGTCCGAACATCAAGCCTCACATCATTTAAAATCTTGCACTGGGCAAGTGCGCCTTTCTTGCTCACCGATTCGACCCAATTCTCCCGCGATGCTACCCCGTGCATCATTAACCCAGATCATGTGGAATGCTTTGTCGATTTGCTTGGCGCAATCATGCCGATTCCGATAGTAAGTTGCATTATCAATATTGTCGGGGAGTTGTGGACATCGCAGGCTGGTGCATCGTGCGGGTGGTCTGAGAGAAAGCAACTGGAATCTTTTGCTTGGGGGATGTTGGATGCAATTGGCGAATGCGCTATAGGGTTCTTGCCTTGGCAGAAGTACAAGAAGATGAAAGAGGTCGTTACGTTTTTGTTCAACGCCGGAGTTTCTTCCGCTGAGGGCGGGGGATTTGATTTAGGATCATTCTGTGGCCCTTTCATCCCGGAAGCGCACGGAAGTATTGGCGTGGCGAGCGTTTCTTCCTTCGACCCCAATGAGAAGTACGCACCATCGCGCGTAGCCAATGCTCCGTACTTCAATTCAGCCACACCTCTTACCTACACCATCTGCTTTGAGAACGTTGACACAGCTTCGGCAGCCGCGCAGACGGTCTTGTTGTCCGACTCACTCGACATTGAGCGTTTCGATGTCAGCACGCTCCGAATCACACATGTTAGCTTCGGCGATACGGTCATCGCAGTCCAACATGCACAGGGCGATTTTGCAGGGACCATCGACCTACGCCCCGGAATCGATGTGATTCTGAGCATTGATGCTTACCTCGATCCAGCCGGGAATGCTCTTAAGGCCAGGTTCGTTTCCCTAGACCCGTCAACCTTGTTACCTACCGACAACCCTCTTACCGGATTTCTTTTGCCGAATGTGGTACCGCCACAAGGTGAGGGCTTCCTGTCCTTCTCCATCAAGGCCCTGCAAACCTTGGCAGATGGCGATACTCTTTACAATCAAGCGTCAATCGTGTTCGATGAGAATTCGCCCATGCTCACGCAGCGACGCGTGAACATCGTGGACAACTCGAAGCCGACGAGCCAAGTGAACCCTATTCCGGTCGTTTCTACGGCGGACTCGGTCTTGGTCGATTGGTCGGGTGGTAGCGATGTCGGGCCGGCTGGGATCCATGCCTACAACGTGTACGTCAACGTCAGTGGTGGGCCATGGTTCCTCTGGAAGTACAACACTTCGGTCGTGAATGCCTACTTCCATGGCTTGCAAGACAGCCTCTATGGATTCTATTCGGTCGCGATTGATAGTGCCCTCAACGTTGAGGATGCGCCGCCGACCGCTGATACGGAGACGTTGTTCGACTTTCTGTCCACCGGCGTTGCCACAGTAGCATCGAATGATTTCGGGCTACACCCGAATCCAACAACTGGCAACGTGTTTCTAGTGGGTCGCCCTGATGTACCCGGTACCGTGCATCTGACAGTGTTCAATAGCATGGGGAAGGCCGTGCATACAACATCAACAGTTTGCTCTTCAGGGTTCATCCGAACACCGCTCGACTTGCCTCGCCTTGCGGGCGGTACATACTTGGCCCGTTTCACCTTCAACGGGACAAACTATCAGCAACGGCTCGTGATCATACGTGATTGA